The Sphingorhabdus sp. Alg231-15 genome has a segment encoding these proteins:
- a CDS encoding TonB-dependent receptor, whose amino-acid sequence MTEQSKRHNSIFATKSMRGLLLGSAASLAFAGVAAPAHAQDAAEDDDSNVITVIARKQTETLQEVPVTVTAIGGDTLENFQVNEIADVVSRVPALNVQVGGSGSGGQISLRGVGSSNISASFDSAVAFDFDGVQVSTMRLVQAGFFDVEQIDVLKGPQSLFFGKSASAGVFSVRSANPTPNWEVGVKASQEFEENGTTISGYVSGPISDALGIRVAAQFNNIEDYVDLAPGTAAFNPNGSVRTSRGLQNFVSRVTFQWDPFDNFNANLKLNYIKNENDGAIAHSDINCGPNGVADSIFLLGGGVVIPSNADCNDSDGLYHHTDAAAALRSGVPAGSAGEGRFENGIPFGETDMFFGRLKWDLDMSDSLTLSSVTGYLNLDAVDTDCYGYVGQFGNVPSGVGCSDPRNRTEQFTQELRVSSDFDGMFNFMVGAFYESREIDFDTSQQGVNISFLGPDPVTGNTYDWFKKHNTKTEAVSLFGSVTLDLTDQLELSGGLRWTDEKKVNTVTVPYVHTFLAAGPAFINSGFFSGPIRFSDSNFSPEVSLRYQATDDINIYAAFKTGFKSGGIDNSALPSSSLLGFDDPDPAVRQATADALIYQSETGLGGEVGVKAQFADRTITLNTSVFYYVFDDLQVQNFDATTIQFQTFNASQLTSQGVDVEWAWRTPVEGLNLSGSLAYTDAEFTAPFVTTSGEDINGRAAARAPKFAANAAFDWSIPMSDAFELGLNGNLQYSGSYFTNEDSLTDLKQDSYVSIDGSISVGDPDGAWKLSLVGVNLTDEIWINTSGGRPFLEPGVGDDLVVTQNRGRQVFVEASFKF is encoded by the coding sequence ATGACTGAACAATCTAAACGCCACAATAGTATCTTTGCGACAAAATCCATGCGCGGATTGCTTTTGGGTTCTGCGGCAAGCCTGGCCTTCGCCGGTGTTGCGGCTCCGGCTCATGCGCAGGATGCTGCTGAAGATGATGACAGCAATGTCATCACGGTCATTGCACGTAAACAAACGGAGACATTGCAGGAAGTGCCGGTGACGGTGACCGCCATTGGCGGCGATACGCTCGAAAATTTCCAGGTCAATGAAATTGCCGATGTTGTGAGCCGGGTTCCTGCACTGAACGTTCAGGTCGGTGGTTCCGGTTCGGGCGGTCAGATCAGTTTGCGCGGGGTTGGTTCATCCAATATTTCCGCTTCGTTCGACTCCGCTGTCGCGTTCGACTTTGATGGCGTTCAGGTCAGTACGATGCGTCTGGTTCAGGCCGGATTTTTTGATGTCGAACAAATTGACGTCCTGAAAGGCCCTCAATCGCTGTTTTTCGGGAAAAGTGCATCGGCCGGTGTGTTTTCGGTCCGGTCCGCCAACCCGACACCGAATTGGGAAGTGGGTGTAAAAGCGTCTCAGGAGTTTGAAGAGAATGGCACGACGATTAGTGGCTATGTGTCTGGCCCCATCTCCGACGCGTTGGGCATTCGGGTAGCGGCACAGTTTAACAATATTGAAGACTATGTGGATCTTGCGCCCGGCACAGCGGCGTTCAACCCTAATGGTTCCGTTCGGACCAGTCGTGGTCTTCAGAATTTCGTTAGCCGGGTAACATTTCAATGGGATCCATTTGATAATTTCAACGCGAACCTGAAACTCAATTACATCAAGAATGAAAATGACGGTGCGATCGCGCATTCGGATATCAATTGCGGCCCCAATGGTGTGGCGGATTCTATCTTCCTGCTCGGGGGCGGGGTGGTTATCCCATCCAATGCCGACTGTAACGATTCTGATGGTCTCTATCATCATACAGATGCTGCCGCGGCATTGCGGTCAGGTGTGCCTGCCGGGTCCGCCGGTGAGGGACGTTTTGAAAATGGCATTCCATTTGGCGAAACCGATATGTTCTTCGGTCGGTTGAAATGGGACCTCGATATGTCAGATTCGCTGACGTTATCTTCGGTTACCGGTTATCTCAATCTCGATGCGGTCGATACAGATTGTTATGGTTATGTCGGTCAGTTCGGTAACGTGCCGTCTGGGGTTGGTTGTAGTGATCCACGCAACCGGACCGAGCAATTCACACAGGAACTACGTGTATCAAGTGACTTTGACGGTATGTTCAACTTCATGGTCGGCGCTTTTTATGAAAGCCGCGAAATTGATTTTGATACCTCGCAACAGGGGGTCAATATCTCATTTCTTGGGCCCGATCCAGTGACTGGTAACACCTATGACTGGTTCAAGAAACACAATACGAAAACCGAAGCAGTTTCCTTGTTCGGAAGCGTCACACTTGATCTGACGGATCAACTTGAACTTTCCGGTGGTCTCCGCTGGACCGACGAGAAAAAAGTGAACACGGTCACAGTGCCCTATGTTCATACATTTCTGGCTGCCGGACCGGCATTTATTAACAGCGGATTCTTCTCGGGACCAATTCGTTTCAGCGATAGCAATTTCTCGCCGGAAGTTTCGCTCAGATATCAGGCTACGGATGATATTAACATTTATGCAGCCTTTAAAACCGGCTTCAAATCTGGTGGGATCGATAATAGCGCATTGCCATCTTCAAGCTTGCTTGGTTTTGATGATCCCGATCCGGCGGTAAGACAGGCAACTGCCGACGCATTGATCTATCAGTCGGAAACAGGTCTTGGCGGAGAAGTTGGCGTCAAAGCGCAATTTGCGGACCGCACGATTACATTAAATACATCTGTATTCTACTATGTGTTCGATGATCTGCAGGTGCAGAATTTCGATGCGACGACCATTCAGTTCCAGACCTTCAACGCCAGTCAGCTGACTAGCCAAGGTGTTGATGTGGAATGGGCTTGGCGGACGCCGGTTGAAGGCTTGAACCTTTCAGGTTCGCTGGCTTACACCGACGCCGAGTTCACCGCGCCGTTTGTCACGACATCGGGTGAGGATATCAATGGTCGGGCAGCGGCACGCGCTCCGAAATTTGCAGCCAACGCTGCCTTTGACTGGTCGATCCCAATGAGTGATGCCTTTGAACTCGGGTTGAACGGCAACCTGCAATATAGCGGTTCCTATTTCACCAACGAGGACTCACTGACTGATCTCAAGCAAGACAGCTATGTATCGATCGATGGTTCAATTTCGGTCGGTGATCCTGATGGGGCATGGAAATTGTCACTGGTAGGCGTGAACCTGACCGATGAAATCTGGATCAATACCAGCGGCGGTCGTCCATTCCTTGAGCCAGGCGTCGGCGATGATCTGGTCGTAACCCAGAACCGTGGCCGCCAGGTCTTTGTGGAGGCCAGCTTCAAGTTCTGA
- a CDS encoding TIM barrel protein yields the protein MPHARQRLRYLIMLAAALLSSCTMSQSPNASSAPTEDSRISHAAQLYTVRHELQSDFATTLRRVAALGYQEIELAGLFDQDPAHVRSMTDALDLQILGSHITWKRLRDDPDGLIEETRILGAEYMILAWLPVEERQTLAQWETWIEIINDVARRAHQQGIRFAYHNHEFEFEPIDGIEPYDLLLAGVDRRYVSFELDLYWLTFAGRSPEPYFQAYPGGFPLIHAKDMDVQTTAMVDAGDGRIDFPAVLQQSELAGITHLIAEHDVSSDPFRTLRRSLAYFQSFHSQSPPVQRRR from the coding sequence ATGCCACATGCCAGGCAAAGACTGCGATATTTGATCATGCTGGCGGCAGCCCTACTGTCATCCTGCACCATGTCGCAGTCTCCTAACGCTTCATCCGCGCCCACTGAAGATTCGCGCATTAGCCACGCCGCACAGCTCTATACAGTCCGTCATGAGCTGCAGTCGGACTTTGCCACGACTCTGCGGCGAGTTGCAGCTCTCGGCTATCAGGAGATCGAGCTCGCTGGGCTTTTCGACCAGGATCCTGCTCATGTGCGCTCCATGACTGACGCGCTGGATTTGCAAATATTGGGATCACATATCACCTGGAAGCGTCTGCGAGATGATCCAGATGGACTCATCGAGGAAACACGCATTCTGGGCGCCGAATATATGATCCTTGCGTGGCTACCGGTTGAAGAGCGACAGACGTTGGCCCAGTGGGAAACCTGGATCGAGATCATCAACGATGTTGCCCGCCGCGCTCATCAGCAGGGCATCCGTTTTGCCTATCACAACCATGAATTCGAGTTTGAACCAATCGATGGCATCGAGCCCTATGACTTGCTGCTCGCTGGCGTAGATCGCCGCTACGTTTCATTCGAACTTGATCTCTATTGGTTGACGTTCGCGGGACGTTCCCCTGAGCCATATTTTCAAGCCTATCCTGGCGGATTTCCACTGATTCACGCGAAAGACATGGACGTGCAAACTACCGCCATGGTCGATGCTGGCGATGGACGGATCGACTTTCCCGCCGTGCTGCAGCAGTCGGAATTGGCGGGCATCACACATTTGATCGCTGAACATGATGTCTCATCCGATCCCTTCCGAACATTGCGCCGCAGTCTTGCCTATTTTCAATCCTTCCATTCCCAATCGCCGCCTGTTCAAAGGAGAAGATAA
- a CDS encoding FAD-dependent oxidoreductase: MAKKLLLLAVIVAAIFAFFYYDLGSQLTLENLKAQQDAIDAQYRANPLLIIGVFFLIYVAVTALSIPGAAVMTLAAGALFGVLVGTIIVSFASTIGATIAFLTSRYLLGDWVESKFGQRLKNINEGIKRDGIFYLISIRLVPAFPFFVVNLLMGLTKMRVWKYFIASQIGMLAGTIVYVNAGTQLSQVNSVGEVFSLSVIGSFVLLAIFPWIAKGIIGFVKNRKVYKGWTRPKKFDRNLIVIGAGSGGLVSSLIAATINAKVTLIESGKMGGDCLNYGCVPSKALIKSAKIAEQMQHADRYGLTATKPVINFKNVIARVEDIIKTIEPHDSVERFEGLGVDVVQGYARLTDPWTVEIERNDGDIQTLTGKAIVLATGARPFVPPLPGLEDTGFLTSDTLWEEMAKRDNVPEKMVVLGGGPIGCELSQSFARLGSNVTLIEMADRVMGIEDEDVSEIASKALADSGVTLLCGHKALRTEMQNGAKMIIVENDSGEQALPFDDLLIAVGRAARLEGFGLEELGVETDRTLVTNEHLQATFPHIYAAGDVAGPYQLTHNASHQAWFATVNALFGRYKKFKPSYEFLPWTTFLDPEIAHVGLNEQQAEKEGIEYEVTKYGLDDLDRAIAESATEGFVKVLTPPGKDRILGVTIVGQNAGELLTEYVLAMKHGLGLGKILGTIHTYPTMAEANKFAAGEWRKKHKPEWALKWLERYFNWARS, translated from the coding sequence ATGGCGAAGAAACTATTACTGCTAGCGGTCATCGTAGCGGCGATATTTGCATTTTTTTACTATGATCTCGGGTCCCAACTGACTCTTGAAAACCTGAAGGCACAGCAAGACGCCATCGATGCCCAATATCGAGCCAATCCACTGCTCATCATTGGTGTATTTTTTCTGATCTATGTTGCAGTCACAGCCTTGTCTATTCCTGGCGCCGCAGTGATGACACTCGCTGCAGGAGCGTTGTTTGGCGTTTTAGTCGGGACGATTATTGTCTCCTTTGCGTCAACCATTGGTGCAACCATTGCATTTCTCACATCCCGCTATTTGCTGGGCGACTGGGTTGAGAGTAAATTTGGCCAGCGGCTCAAAAATATCAATGAAGGTATCAAGCGCGATGGCATTTTTTACCTAATCTCGATCAGGCTAGTTCCGGCCTTTCCATTTTTTGTTGTGAACCTGCTGATGGGCCTCACCAAGATGCGGGTGTGGAAATATTTCATCGCTAGTCAGATTGGCATGCTTGCCGGCACTATCGTTTATGTGAATGCAGGCACTCAGCTGTCGCAGGTGAACTCGGTAGGTGAAGTCTTCTCTCTCTCGGTCATCGGTTCCTTTGTCCTGTTGGCCATATTCCCTTGGATTGCCAAAGGGATTATCGGGTTTGTCAAAAACCGGAAGGTTTACAAAGGCTGGACCCGACCCAAAAAGTTCGACCGTAACCTGATCGTCATTGGAGCGGGCTCAGGCGGACTGGTATCCTCACTAATCGCTGCGACGATCAATGCGAAGGTCACTTTGATCGAGTCTGGGAAAATGGGTGGTGACTGCCTGAACTATGGCTGTGTTCCATCAAAAGCACTTATCAAAAGCGCAAAGATCGCCGAACAAATGCAGCATGCCGATCGCTATGGTCTGACGGCCACCAAGCCGGTCATCAATTTCAAGAATGTGATTGCCCGGGTTGAAGACATTATCAAGACGATTGAACCGCATGATAGCGTAGAGCGGTTTGAAGGCTTGGGAGTCGATGTCGTGCAGGGCTATGCTCGGTTGACCGATCCCTGGACGGTTGAGATTGAGCGCAACGACGGTGATATTCAGACGCTGACTGGCAAGGCTATTGTATTGGCAACCGGAGCCCGACCGTTCGTTCCGCCATTGCCTGGATTGGAAGATACCGGGTTTCTGACCAGCGATACGCTATGGGAGGAAATGGCCAAGCGTGACAACGTTCCGGAAAAGATGGTCGTTCTTGGCGGAGGCCCGATCGGCTGTGAGTTATCGCAATCCTTCGCGCGTCTGGGCAGCAATGTCACCCTGATCGAGATGGCAGACAGGGTTATGGGGATAGAGGACGAGGATGTGTCCGAAATCGCGTCCAAAGCGCTGGCTGATTCCGGTGTCACACTACTCTGCGGCCACAAGGCTCTACGTACCGAAATGCAGAATGGCGCCAAAATGATCATCGTCGAGAATGATAGCGGTGAACAGGCTCTTCCCTTTGACGACTTGCTGATCGCTGTTGGTCGCGCCGCCCGGCTTGAAGGTTTTGGTCTTGAAGAGCTTGGGGTTGAAACAGATCGTACATTGGTAACCAACGAACATCTGCAGGCCACTTTTCCGCATATCTATGCCGCAGGTGATGTTGCCGGCCCCTATCAGCTAACCCATAATGCCTCGCATCAGGCATGGTTCGCGACAGTCAATGCGCTGTTCGGGCGGTATAAAAAGTTCAAGCCGAGTTACGAATTTCTGCCGTGGACGACTTTTCTCGATCCAGAGATCGCGCATGTTGGCCTCAACGAACAACAGGCCGAAAAAGAAGGCATCGAGTACGAGGTCACAAAGTATGGCCTTGATGATCTTGATCGCGCCATTGCCGAAAGCGCCACTGAGGGCTTTGTCAAAGTGCTGACGCCGCCAGGCAAAGATCGGATATTGGGAGTCACCATTGTCGGCCAGAATGCCGGTGAATTGCTCACCGAATATGTCCTAGCCATGAAACACGGGCTAGGCCTTGGCAAGATCCTCGGCACAATTCACACCTATCCTACCATGGCGGAAGCGAATAAATTTGCCGCTGGAGAATGGCGCAAGAAGCACAAGCCGGAATGGGCACTCAAATGGCTGGAGCGCTATTTCAACTGGGCGCGGAGCTAG
- a CDS encoding CDP-alcohol phosphatidyltransferase family protein, protein MFDAKIRPLIDPPLNAVGRGLARMGLTANSITLLGLGLGLGGAYTVSQGHYGWALALVVLSRLLDGLDGAVARATEKTAFGGYLDIVCDFIFYVSIPLAFGIADPVNLLPALMLVAAFTITGISFLAFAVTAGEQGVETSAHGEKSFFYSTGIAEGGETIAFFLIICLFPGYFATLAYIFAGLCVLTVLQRTVLAWLSFRG, encoded by the coding sequence ATGTTTGACGCCAAGATCCGTCCGCTGATAGATCCTCCGCTTAATGCGGTTGGTCGGGGCTTGGCTAGGATGGGACTCACGGCCAACAGCATAACCCTGTTGGGTCTCGGTCTTGGCTTGGGCGGGGCTTATACCGTTTCCCAGGGGCACTATGGTTGGGCTCTGGCACTGGTAGTGCTGAGCCGGCTATTGGACGGCCTTGACGGTGCTGTTGCGAGAGCAACGGAGAAGACGGCCTTTGGAGGCTATCTGGATATCGTCTGCGATTTCATTTTTTACGTATCGATTCCACTGGCATTCGGGATCGCTGATCCGGTCAATCTACTACCTGCCCTGATGCTGGTAGCCGCGTTCACGATTACCGGGATCAGTTTTCTCGCCTTTGCCGTTACCGCCGGCGAGCAAGGGGTGGAAACCAGCGCCCATGGTGAGAAGAGCTTCTTCTACAGCACCGGAATTGCTGAGGGAGGTGAGACGATCGCTTTCTTCCTGATCATCTGCTTATTCCCGGGATATTTCGCCACGCTGGCTTATATTTTTGCCGGGCTATGCGTTTTGACGGTGCTTCAGCGCACGGTGTTGGCATGGCTTAGCTTTCGCGGTTGA
- a CDS encoding glycoside hydrolase family 5 protein produces MNRKKLVAITICAALTFSSALATAQTDSLPVGRCVNMGNHLEPPQEGDWGRKIADNDFQIIAAAGFDTIRLPVRWSAHADENSPYTIRKSFMNRVKHVVFLAREAGLNVILDDHHYEELYKEPAKHAPRLAGLWTQIAAAFANEPTEHLWFEIENEPHDQLTHKNLLATLQPALAAIRETNPDRPVIIGGELWSGIKSLATLPLPDDPHIVPTFHYYDPFPFTHQGATWVDNPPPLGKKYGGEEDQKALEDDVQKIRDYIARTGKTPFMGEFGAIDAIPVAERVQYQKAVRTAFDAVGIGMCAWAYTNTFPLYDSRTKKWLPGMLDAMGLKDN; encoded by the coding sequence ATGAATCGCAAAAAGCTAGTGGCTATCACGATCTGCGCTGCCCTTACATTCAGTTCCGCACTCGCCACAGCGCAAACCGACAGCCTACCGGTTGGCCGCTGCGTCAATATGGGTAATCATCTCGAACCACCACAGGAGGGGGATTGGGGACGCAAGATTGCCGATAATGACTTTCAGATCATCGCGGCCGCCGGTTTTGATACAATCCGTCTGCCTGTCCGCTGGTCAGCGCACGCCGATGAAAATTCCCCCTACACCATTCGAAAATCTTTCATGAATCGCGTCAAGCATGTCGTCTTCTTGGCTCGAGAAGCAGGACTCAATGTGATCCTGGACGACCATCATTATGAGGAACTATACAAGGAACCGGCCAAACATGCACCGCGTCTCGCTGGACTATGGACACAGATTGCGGCGGCTTTCGCCAATGAACCAACTGAGCATCTCTGGTTCGAGATTGAGAACGAACCTCATGATCAGCTAACTCATAAAAATCTGCTCGCCACGCTGCAACCTGCATTGGCAGCCATTCGCGAAACCAATCCTGATCGACCGGTTATTATCGGCGGAGAGCTATGGAGCGGAATCAAATCCCTGGCCACATTACCGCTGCCAGATGATCCGCACATCGTCCCAACCTTTCACTATTACGACCCTTTCCCCTTCACTCATCAGGGGGCGACCTGGGTTGATAACCCGCCACCTTTGGGCAAAAAATATGGCGGCGAAGAAGATCAAAAAGCGCTTGAAGACGACGTTCAAAAGATCCGCGATTATATCGCTCGTACAGGAAAAACACCGTTTATGGGCGAATTTGGCGCCATAGATGCTATCCCGGTTGCCGAGCGGGTCCAATATCAAAAAGCGGTCCGGACCGCGTTTGACGCTGTCGGCATTGGTATGTGCGCCTGGGCTTACACCAATACCTTTCCGCTCTATGACAGCAGAACAAAAAAGTGGTTGCCCGGAATGCTCGATGCCATGGGCTTGAAAGACAACTAG
- a CDS encoding SDR family oxidoreductase: MGRLEGKKAIVLGAAGAGNMGQVIAQRLRDEGADVLVAGRKEDELKRFAGELGGHYALCDLTNEDEVNALAETATSKMGGVDIAVNATGLGFLKPFLENTREELEMMSALQLVGPFQFYQAMIKAMSANGPSGGSIIQISSATATIMLNDHAAYMGTKAATDHIIRCIAHEFGERGIRANSISPGLTRTPMTAGVDQVPGLVESFEARYPLGRIGTSEDIAAATVFLASDECYMTGENLQVNGGLCLRGNPTRKDQELMMGAVAAANS; this comes from the coding sequence ATGGGACGTCTTGAAGGTAAAAAAGCCATTGTGTTGGGCGCAGCGGGCGCGGGCAATATGGGGCAGGTGATTGCGCAACGTTTGCGCGATGAAGGTGCCGATGTGCTGGTCGCTGGCCGAAAGGAAGACGAACTGAAACGCTTTGCGGGAGAGTTGGGTGGCCATTATGCGCTGTGTGATCTGACGAACGAAGATGAAGTCAATGCCCTTGCAGAAACCGCGACCAGCAAAATGGGCGGCGTTGATATTGCGGTCAACGCAACCGGCCTTGGTTTCCTCAAGCCGTTTCTGGAAAATACCCGCGAAGAACTCGAGATGATGTCAGCCCTGCAGCTGGTTGGCCCGTTCCAATTTTATCAGGCGATGATCAAAGCGATGAGCGCTAACGGTCCTAGTGGTGGTTCGATTATTCAAATCAGCTCGGCGACGGCGACGATCATGCTGAATGATCATGCGGCCTATATGGGTACCAAGGCCGCAACCGATCACATCATCCGTTGCATTGCGCATGAATTTGGTGAGCGCGGTATAAGAGCCAATAGCATTTCACCGGGCCTCACCCGCACACCTATGACGGCTGGTGTTGATCAGGTGCCAGGCTTGGTGGAATCCTTTGAAGCGCGTTATCCGCTGGGCCGTATCGGTACCAGTGAAGATATTGCAGCGGCGACTGTTTTCCTCGCCAGCGACGAATGTTACATGACCGGCGAAAATCTGCAGGTTAATGGCGGTCTCTGCCTGCGCGGCAATCCAACGCGCAAGGATCAGGAATTGATGATGGGAGCTGTCGCTGCCGCCAACAGTTGA
- a CDS encoding nucleoside transporter C-terminal domain-containing protein, with translation MLDILSQFQGVIGIAFVLTVAWALSENRKDRPSWRWIAGAIAIQFILAVSIVRIPVIWDIIGLANQGVQAIEQATLAGSSYMFGYAGGAELPFVLKEGAAPPLIIAFQILPLVIVFSALAALLWHWRVLQLIVKGLSWALQKTLGVSGVVGLSGGANIFLGVVESPLAVRAYFERMSRAELFTIMVLAMSTISGAILVLYATTLEKTVPNAVGHMISASLISLPAAILLSRLMVPGRSDTKVDREEPGLKYDNSFDAIIKGTMDGVQLFLAVIAVIIVIFAFVALIDQILSVLPLIGGEALTLKRIFGWIFAPLMWMIGVPWEESAAAGSLMGTKAILNEYVAYLELAALPADTFSAKGLLIVTYALCGVANLASVGLIISTIGTLCPERGAEVAGLGMKSWFAGNCATAMTGAVIGIITWV, from the coding sequence TTGCTTGATATATTAAGCCAGTTTCAGGGCGTTATCGGGATTGCCTTTGTCCTGACCGTCGCCTGGGCATTGTCGGAAAATCGTAAGGATCGGCCAAGCTGGCGCTGGATTGCAGGGGCGATTGCCATCCAGTTCATCCTTGCCGTTTCGATTGTTCGCATTCCTGTCATCTGGGATATTATCGGCCTCGCCAATCAGGGTGTGCAGGCGATTGAACAGGCGACTTTAGCCGGTTCCAGCTACATGTTCGGTTATGCCGGCGGCGCCGAGCTACCGTTTGTTCTGAAGGAGGGCGCCGCTCCGCCACTGATCATCGCTTTTCAGATATTGCCGCTGGTGATCGTTTTTTCGGCGCTGGCAGCCTTGCTGTGGCATTGGCGGGTTTTGCAGTTGATCGTCAAAGGCCTTTCCTGGGCTTTGCAAAAGACGCTGGGAGTGAGCGGTGTCGTGGGACTCAGCGGCGGTGCAAATATCTTCCTTGGGGTCGTCGAGTCACCATTGGCCGTGCGCGCCTATTTCGAACGGATGAGCCGGGCCGAGCTGTTCACGATCATGGTGCTGGCCATGTCGACGATATCCGGTGCGATATTGGTGCTCTATGCGACCACGTTGGAAAAGACCGTACCCAATGCGGTGGGACATATGATTTCCGCCTCGCTAATCTCTCTGCCAGCGGCCATCCTGCTCTCGCGGCTGATGGTGCCTGGACGGTCCGATACCAAGGTAGACCGGGAGGAACCCGGCTTGAAATATGACAACAGCTTTGACGCTATCATCAAGGGTACGATGGATGGCGTACAGCTTTTCCTAGCCGTTATAGCGGTGATCATAGTGATCTTCGCCTTCGTTGCACTGATCGACCAGATACTCTCTGTTTTGCCCTTGATTGGCGGCGAAGCACTGACCTTGAAACGAATCTTCGGCTGGATATTCGCTCCGCTGATGTGGATGATTGGGGTGCCTTGGGAAGAGTCGGCCGCAGCGGGATCGTTGATGGGAACGAAAGCAATCCTCAATGAATATGTCGCTTATCTAGAGCTGGCGGCGCTGCCGGCTGATACTTTTAGCGCCAAAGGACTATTGATCGTCACCTATGCATTGTGCGGTGTCGCTAATCTGGCAAGTGTCGGACTAATCATCTCGACCATCGGTACTCTATGTCCCGAACGCGGCGCAGAAGTGGCAGGTCTGGGCATGAAAAGCTGGTTTGCCGGCAACTGTGCCACCGCGATGACCGGCGCGGTGATCGGGATTATCACATGGGTATGA
- a CDS encoding SDR family oxidoreductase — MGRLESKIAIVTGAGSGLGKAISESFVAEGAKVVLTDMNAESVEAAAASIGNDAMALHQDVVDPTRWDEVFEETAKSFGTPHILVNNAGLVIPATIEDCTLEQFRLTNAVMLEGVFLGCQTAVRAMKSNDQPSAIINMSSMAALQGYSPFLAYAAAKGGVRSMTKSVALHCKEQNYPIRCNSLHPAGIDTPMVRQAAVGAEGDPTSETGMIPLGGLGHPKDVAELCIYLASDASRFMTAGEYPVDNGTLYQPN; from the coding sequence ATGGGCCGGCTAGAAAGTAAAATTGCGATCGTGACCGGTGCTGGATCGGGTCTTGGTAAAGCGATCAGCGAGTCATTTGTTGCCGAAGGCGCGAAGGTTGTCCTCACCGATATGAATGCCGAAAGCGTTGAGGCAGCAGCAGCATCCATTGGCAACGACGCGATGGCCTTACATCAGGATGTTGTTGATCCGACACGCTGGGACGAGGTGTTTGAAGAAACCGCGAAAAGTTTCGGGACCCCGCATATATTAGTCAATAATGCCGGGCTGGTCATTCCTGCCACCATCGAAGATTGTACCCTGGAGCAATTTCGGTTGACCAATGCGGTGATGCTCGAAGGGGTGTTCCTCGGTTGTCAGACGGCGGTGCGGGCGATGAAATCCAATGATCAACCCAGTGCGATCATCAATATGAGTTCCATGGCTGCACTGCAGGGTTACTCGCCGTTTCTTGCCTATGCCGCGGCCAAGGGCGGTGTGCGGTCAATGACCAAATCGGTAGCGTTACATTGCAAAGAGCAAAATTACCCGATCCGCTGCAATAGCTTGCACCCCGCCGGCATCGACACGCCGATGGTTCGGCAAGCAGCTGTTGGGGCAGAGGGTGATCCGACCTCGGAAACCGGGATGATCCCGCTTGGCGGCTTGGGCCATCCCAAAGATGTGGCCGAACTATGTATCTATCTGGCCAGCGATGCGTCGCGCTTTATGACGGCAGGCGAATATCCGGTCGATAACGGGACGCTTTATCAGCCGAACTGA